In a single window of the Pedococcus dokdonensis genome:
- a CDS encoding HNH endonuclease signature motif containing protein, whose translation MCALPQVQALAWAGDLEPYRVDAIAAESAAAPADLLHEFEARVLEGGITHLSCAALRSRARRAADRCAPDAAIDLAATFRARADVTVRPGECTGMTRLVADLPTPVAMRIFGAVDSLAAEYARAEPGQRIGVARADALADLVEANATISTTIELVAPVESGGASRTDLGVSADCLAEPAGPEPSDLEPSDLEPSDLEPSDLEPSGTSGGFVDLGGCAELDDGVLHDHGYDDLWFVSAHTEVPTVGSLLPADVVALLNDPDTTIRLARSDSVTGAVRWQDPATYRPGARTARAVRSRDGTCRFPGCATAARRCQLDHVIRHPDGPTTVTNLQTLCATHHGFKHHAGWQVSMDERGVCTWTAPDGRTHVTHPLDRHGHRAA comes from the coding sequence GTGTGCGCGCTGCCGCAGGTGCAGGCCCTCGCGTGGGCCGGTGACCTGGAGCCCTATCGCGTCGACGCGATCGCGGCCGAGTCCGCGGCGGCGCCGGCGGACCTGTTGCACGAGTTCGAGGCCCGCGTCCTGGAGGGTGGCATCACGCACCTCTCGTGTGCGGCGTTGCGATCGCGCGCCCGCCGGGCCGCGGACCGGTGCGCCCCCGACGCCGCGATCGACCTCGCCGCAACGTTCCGGGCCCGGGCCGATGTCACCGTCCGCCCGGGCGAGTGCACCGGCATGACCCGGCTCGTGGCCGACCTGCCGACCCCGGTCGCGATGCGCATCTTCGGCGCGGTCGACTCCTTGGCTGCCGAGTACGCCCGTGCCGAACCAGGCCAGCGGATCGGTGTGGCCCGGGCGGACGCACTGGCCGACCTGGTTGAGGCCAACGCCACGATCAGCACCACCATCGAGCTCGTGGCGCCGGTCGAGAGTGGCGGAGCGAGCCGCACCGACCTGGGAGTCTCCGCGGACTGCCTCGCCGAACCGGCCGGCCCTGAGCCGTCGGACCTCGAACCGTCGGACCTCGAGCCGTCGGACCTCGAGCCGTCGGACCTCGAGCCGTCGGGCACGAGCGGCGGGTTCGTCGACCTCGGTGGCTGTGCAGAGCTCGACGACGGCGTGCTGCACGATCACGGCTACGACGACCTGTGGTTCGTCTCCGCGCACACCGAGGTCCCGACCGTGGGGTCGCTCCTGCCTGCTGACGTCGTCGCGCTGCTCAACGATCCGGACACCACCATCCGGCTCGCGCGCAGCGACTCCGTCACCGGTGCGGTCCGGTGGCAGGACCCCGCCACCTACCGCCCCGGTGCCCGCACCGCCCGAGCGGTCCGCTCCCGCGACGGCACCTGTCGCTTCCCCGGCTGTGCCACCGCCGCGAGGCGATGCCAGCTCGACCACGTCATCCGACATCCCGACGGACCCACCACCGTCACCAACCTGCAGACGCTGTGCGCGACCCACCACGGGTTCAAGCACCATGCCGGTTGGCAGGTGTCGATGGACGAACGAGGGGTCTGCACCTGGACGGCTCCCGACGGCCGCACCCACGTCACCCACCCCCTCGACCGCCACGGCCACCGAGCGGCGTGA